From a single Eleginops maclovinus isolate JMC-PN-2008 ecotype Puerto Natales chromosome 18, JC_Emac_rtc_rv5, whole genome shotgun sequence genomic region:
- the med29 gene encoding mediator of RNA polymerase II transcription subunit 29, with product MMASQQQQPGGPMSQPGLQQQASLQQQQQLLSQQQDFDPVHRFKMLIPQLKESLQNLMKIASLNLAHNTTIDNGIKSSDTTVQRFDKSLEEFYALCDQLELCLRLAYECLSQSIDSAKHSPNLVPTATKPDTVQTESMSYAQYLGMIKSQISCAKDIHNALLECSKKIAGKGQPQGIM from the exons ATGATGGcgtctcagcagcagcagcccggCGGGCCGATGTCCCAGCCCGGATTACAACAGCAAGCTTCAttacaacaacagcagcagctactGAGCCAACAGCAAGACTTTGATCCAGTCCACAGATTTAAGATGCTAATCCCTCAGCTGAAGGAGAGTCTGCAG aatCTTATGAAGATTGCATCCCTGAATTTGGCCCATAACACGACAATTGACAACGGCAT CAAAAGCAGCGACACCACTGTTCAGCGCTTTGACAAGAGCCTGGAAGAGTTTTATGCTCTTTGCGATCAACTGGAGCTGTGTTTG CGGCTGGCGTATGAGTGCCTCTCCCAGAGCATTGACAGCGCCAAACATTCACCCAACCTTGTCCCAACAGCCACCAAGCCGGACACGGTGCAGACAGAGTCCATGTCCTACGCCCAGTACCTCGGCATGATCAAGTCTCAGATCTCCTGCGCCAAAGATATCCACAACGCTCTGCTGGAGTGCTCCAAGAAGATCGCAGGGAAGGGACAGCCTCAGGGAATCATGTAG
- the mlf1 gene encoding myeloid leukemia factor 1 isoform X2: MFNSNHRDFDEDPFFSDPFRAHRDHMRQMMRSFSEPFGGHAMPSITDGRNQGRGMAEHPTSSVALRDEHRDISRSLMPFGSFDSTGTAMNPFGMFDNMMSNMKSRMEEMHRNENMSTDSNTHSFSSSSVMTYSKSGNEPPKVFQASSSTRRAPGGIKETRKAVKDSESGLEQMSIGHHIQDRGHVVEKKFNKKTGNKEFNQDFQNLDESEAETFDDEWQQEVSKFHTTGPMSHLEEPRLRGVHRAALTGSEQKHSDQSKDKAEGKSSMKGSGSTKQ; this comes from the exons ATGTTCAACAGTAATCACAGGGACTTTGATGAAGATCCGTTCTTCTC GGATCCTTTCCGGGCTCACAGGGATCATATGCGGCAGATGATGCGAAGCTTCTCTGAGCCTTTCGGTGGGCATGCAATGCCCAGTATAACGGATGGAAGAAATCAGGGTCGTGGCATGGCAGAACATCCTACCTCATCCGTGGCACTGAGGGACGAACACAGG GATATAAGCCGGTCATTGATGCCCTTTGGCAGTTTTGACAGCACG ggCACAGCTATGAACCCTTTCGGCATGTTCGACAACATGATGTCCAACATGAAAAGCAGGATGGAGGAGATGCACCGAAAC gagaaCATGTCCACAGATTCAAACACCCACTCATTCAGCTCCTCATCAGTCATGACATATTCAAAATCTGGAAATGAGCCTCCCAAGGTCTTCCAGGCGAGCTCGTCGACACGCCGTGCCCCTGGAGGG ATCAAGGAGACCCGAAAAGCAGTCAAAGACTCTGAGAGCGGTCTGGAGCAGATGTCAATTGGTCACCACATCCAGGACAGGGGACATGTTGTTGAGAAGAAGTTCAAcaagaaaacaggaaataaggAGTTCAACCAGGACTTTCAGAATCTGGATGAAT CTGAAGCAGAGACTTTTGAcgatgagtggcagcaagaggTGTCCAAGTTTCACACAACAGGCCCAATGTCTCATTTGGAGGAACCCAGGCTCCGCGGTGTTCACCGGGCAGCCCTCACCGGTTCTGAGCAGAAGCACAG TGACCAATCAAAAGACAAGGCTGAGGGTAAAAGCAGCATGAAAGGCTCGGGTTCAACAAAGCAGTGa
- the mlf1 gene encoding myeloid leukemia factor 1 isoform X1: MFNSNHRDFDEDPFFSDPFRAHRDHMRQMMRSFSEPFGGHAMPSITDGRNQGRGMAEHPTSSVALRDEHRDISRSLMPFGSFDSTGTAMNPFGMFDNMMSNMKSRMEEMHRNVENMSTDSNTHSFSSSSVMTYSKSGNEPPKVFQASSSTRRAPGGIKETRKAVKDSESGLEQMSIGHHIQDRGHVVEKKFNKKTGNKEFNQDFQNLDESEAETFDDEWQQEVSKFHTTGPMSHLEEPRLRGVHRAALTGSEQKHSDQSKDKAEGKSSMKGSGSTKQ; the protein is encoded by the exons ATGTTCAACAGTAATCACAGGGACTTTGATGAAGATCCGTTCTTCTC GGATCCTTTCCGGGCTCACAGGGATCATATGCGGCAGATGATGCGAAGCTTCTCTGAGCCTTTCGGTGGGCATGCAATGCCCAGTATAACGGATGGAAGAAATCAGGGTCGTGGCATGGCAGAACATCCTACCTCATCCGTGGCACTGAGGGACGAACACAGG GATATAAGCCGGTCATTGATGCCCTTTGGCAGTTTTGACAGCACG ggCACAGCTATGAACCCTTTCGGCATGTTCGACAACATGATGTCCAACATGAAAAGCAGGATGGAGGAGATGCACCGAAACGTT gagaaCATGTCCACAGATTCAAACACCCACTCATTCAGCTCCTCATCAGTCATGACATATTCAAAATCTGGAAATGAGCCTCCCAAGGTCTTCCAGGCGAGCTCGTCGACACGCCGTGCCCCTGGAGGG ATCAAGGAGACCCGAAAAGCAGTCAAAGACTCTGAGAGCGGTCTGGAGCAGATGTCAATTGGTCACCACATCCAGGACAGGGGACATGTTGTTGAGAAGAAGTTCAAcaagaaaacaggaaataaggAGTTCAACCAGGACTTTCAGAATCTGGATGAAT CTGAAGCAGAGACTTTTGAcgatgagtggcagcaagaggTGTCCAAGTTTCACACAACAGGCCCAATGTCTCATTTGGAGGAACCCAGGCTCCGCGGTGTTCACCGGGCAGCCCTCACCGGTTCTGAGCAGAAGCACAG TGACCAATCAAAAGACAAGGCTGAGGGTAAAAGCAGCATGAAAGGCTCGGGTTCAACAAAGCAGTGa
- the mlf1 gene encoding myeloid leukemia factor 1 isoform X3 — MFNSNHRDFDEDPFFSDPFRAHRDHMRQMMRSFSEPFGGHAMPSITDGRNQGRGMAEHPTSSVALRDEHRGTAMNPFGMFDNMMSNMKSRMEEMHRNVENMSTDSNTHSFSSSSVMTYSKSGNEPPKVFQASSSTRRAPGGIKETRKAVKDSESGLEQMSIGHHIQDRGHVVEKKFNKKTGNKEFNQDFQNLDESEAETFDDEWQQEVSKFHTTGPMSHLEEPRLRGVHRAALTGSEQKHSDQSKDKAEGKSSMKGSGSTKQ, encoded by the exons ATGTTCAACAGTAATCACAGGGACTTTGATGAAGATCCGTTCTTCTC GGATCCTTTCCGGGCTCACAGGGATCATATGCGGCAGATGATGCGAAGCTTCTCTGAGCCTTTCGGTGGGCATGCAATGCCCAGTATAACGGATGGAAGAAATCAGGGTCGTGGCATGGCAGAACATCCTACCTCATCCGTGGCACTGAGGGACGAACACAGG ggCACAGCTATGAACCCTTTCGGCATGTTCGACAACATGATGTCCAACATGAAAAGCAGGATGGAGGAGATGCACCGAAACGTT gagaaCATGTCCACAGATTCAAACACCCACTCATTCAGCTCCTCATCAGTCATGACATATTCAAAATCTGGAAATGAGCCTCCCAAGGTCTTCCAGGCGAGCTCGTCGACACGCCGTGCCCCTGGAGGG ATCAAGGAGACCCGAAAAGCAGTCAAAGACTCTGAGAGCGGTCTGGAGCAGATGTCAATTGGTCACCACATCCAGGACAGGGGACATGTTGTTGAGAAGAAGTTCAAcaagaaaacaggaaataaggAGTTCAACCAGGACTTTCAGAATCTGGATGAAT CTGAAGCAGAGACTTTTGAcgatgagtggcagcaagaggTGTCCAAGTTTCACACAACAGGCCCAATGTCTCATTTGGAGGAACCCAGGCTCCGCGGTGTTCACCGGGCAGCCCTCACCGGTTCTGAGCAGAAGCACAG TGACCAATCAAAAGACAAGGCTGAGGGTAAAAGCAGCATGAAAGGCTCGGGTTCAACAAAGCAGTGa
- the mlf1 gene encoding myeloid leukemia factor 1 isoform X4 produces MFNSNHRDFDEDPFFSDPFRAHRDHMRQMMRSFSEPFGGHAMPSITDGRNQGRGMAEHPTSSVALRDEHRGTAMNPFGMFDNMMSNMKSRMEEMHRNENMSTDSNTHSFSSSSVMTYSKSGNEPPKVFQASSSTRRAPGGIKETRKAVKDSESGLEQMSIGHHIQDRGHVVEKKFNKKTGNKEFNQDFQNLDESEAETFDDEWQQEVSKFHTTGPMSHLEEPRLRGVHRAALTGSEQKHSDQSKDKAEGKSSMKGSGSTKQ; encoded by the exons ATGTTCAACAGTAATCACAGGGACTTTGATGAAGATCCGTTCTTCTC GGATCCTTTCCGGGCTCACAGGGATCATATGCGGCAGATGATGCGAAGCTTCTCTGAGCCTTTCGGTGGGCATGCAATGCCCAGTATAACGGATGGAAGAAATCAGGGTCGTGGCATGGCAGAACATCCTACCTCATCCGTGGCACTGAGGGACGAACACAGG ggCACAGCTATGAACCCTTTCGGCATGTTCGACAACATGATGTCCAACATGAAAAGCAGGATGGAGGAGATGCACCGAAAC gagaaCATGTCCACAGATTCAAACACCCACTCATTCAGCTCCTCATCAGTCATGACATATTCAAAATCTGGAAATGAGCCTCCCAAGGTCTTCCAGGCGAGCTCGTCGACACGCCGTGCCCCTGGAGGG ATCAAGGAGACCCGAAAAGCAGTCAAAGACTCTGAGAGCGGTCTGGAGCAGATGTCAATTGGTCACCACATCCAGGACAGGGGACATGTTGTTGAGAAGAAGTTCAAcaagaaaacaggaaataaggAGTTCAACCAGGACTTTCAGAATCTGGATGAAT CTGAAGCAGAGACTTTTGAcgatgagtggcagcaagaggTGTCCAAGTTTCACACAACAGGCCCAATGTCTCATTTGGAGGAACCCAGGCTCCGCGGTGTTCACCGGGCAGCCCTCACCGGTTCTGAGCAGAAGCACAG TGACCAATCAAAAGACAAGGCTGAGGGTAAAAGCAGCATGAAAGGCTCGGGTTCAACAAAGCAGTGa